A stretch of [Clostridium] innocuum DNA encodes these proteins:
- a CDS encoding aconitate hydratase, which produces MPTITEKIIQKHLVEGVMERGKPIAIRIDQTLTQDATGTMAYLQLEAMGVDQVKTDLSISYVDHNTLQSGFENADDHKYLQTVAMKHGVRFSRPGNGICHQVHLERFAKPQATLLGSDSHTPTAGGMGALAIGAGGLDVACAMAGMPFHLNMPKIINVRLHGSLTKGVSSKDIILKVLQILSVKGGVGNVIEYSGDGVLSLSIPQRATITNMGAELGATTSIFPSDEVTREFLKKQQREDAYEELKADADAVYDAVIDIDLNTLEPMIAMPHSPDNVLPIHEVLGLKVDQVAIGSCTNSSYMDMMSVAGILKDKTVDPNVSLVISPGSRQVLHMISQNGGLSDMISAGARILESTCGPCIGMGQSPITNALSLRTFNRNFYGRSGTLSAKVCLVSPETAAASALHGYIVDPRTVSYDMPQEPQSFTVDDSMIIIPDAEAAAKTDVVRGPNIKPLPINTPLADRIDKRVMIKVGDNITTDHIAPAGAKVLPYRSNIEKISEFIFMNVKESFHDDCLRNGGGFIIAGANYGQGSSREHAALAPMYLGIKAVIAKSFARIHRANLINFGIIPFTFCNETDYDSIDEMDELTMTHLHTLTENTPVEVMNITKNSRFSVTHNLTQRDIETILAGGTLNLIRQKQI; this is translated from the coding sequence ATGCCAACAATAACCGAGAAAATCATACAGAAGCATCTGGTAGAAGGGGTGATGGAGCGAGGAAAACCCATCGCAATCCGCATCGATCAGACACTGACACAGGATGCCACAGGAACCATGGCTTACCTGCAGCTGGAGGCGATGGGTGTGGATCAGGTCAAAACCGATCTGTCTATCAGCTATGTCGACCATAATACATTACAAAGCGGCTTTGAGAATGCCGACGATCACAAATATTTGCAGACAGTGGCAATGAAGCACGGTGTCCGCTTTTCACGTCCCGGTAACGGAATCTGTCATCAGGTTCATCTGGAGCGCTTTGCGAAGCCGCAAGCCACTCTTTTGGGAAGTGATTCCCATACCCCGACAGCGGGAGGTATGGGGGCCTTGGCCATTGGAGCCGGTGGTCTGGATGTTGCCTGTGCCATGGCCGGCATGCCGTTTCATCTCAATATGCCGAAAATCATCAATGTTCGTTTGCACGGCTCCCTCACAAAGGGTGTCAGCTCCAAGGATATCATATTAAAGGTATTACAAATACTGAGTGTAAAAGGCGGTGTGGGGAATGTGATAGAATACAGCGGAGACGGTGTTCTCAGTCTGAGTATTCCACAGCGTGCCACCATTACCAATATGGGTGCCGAGCTTGGTGCGACGACTTCGATTTTCCCAAGTGATGAAGTCACACGGGAGTTTTTAAAGAAACAGCAGCGCGAGGATGCTTATGAGGAGCTTAAAGCTGATGCGGATGCTGTGTATGATGCTGTCATAGATATTGATTTGAATACGCTGGAGCCGATGATTGCCATGCCGCATTCTCCGGACAATGTCCTTCCCATTCATGAAGTGCTTGGTCTGAAGGTAGATCAGGTTGCCATCGGAAGCTGCACGAACTCCTCCTATATGGATATGATGAGTGTTGCCGGTATTTTGAAGGATAAAACCGTAGATCCGAATGTCAGTCTGGTTATATCTCCGGGCTCCCGGCAGGTATTGCATATGATTTCGCAAAACGGCGGCCTTTCCGATATGATTTCCGCCGGTGCCAGAATTCTGGAATCCACCTGTGGACCCTGCATCGGCATGGGGCAGTCACCGATCACCAATGCGCTCTCCCTTCGTACCTTCAATCGGAATTTCTATGGAAGAAGCGGTACGCTGAGTGCCAAGGTATGTCTGGTTTCCCCGGAAACTGCAGCCGCAAGTGCATTGCATGGTTATATTGTAGATCCGCGAACTGTGAGCTATGATATGCCGCAGGAGCCGCAGTCCTTTACCGTCGATGATTCCATGATTATCATTCCGGATGCAGAAGCAGCTGCCAAAACCGATGTTGTGCGCGGTCCGAATATCAAGCCGCTGCCGATCAATACGCCGCTTGCGGATCGCATTGACAAGCGGGTCATGATTAAGGTAGGTGACAATATCACCACCGATCACATCGCCCCCGCAGGAGCAAAGGTATTGCCTTACCGCTCCAATATCGAAAAAATCAGTGAATTTATTTTCATGAATGTGAAAGAAAGCTTCCATGACGACTGTTTACGCAACGGTGGAGGCTTCATCATCGCAGGTGCCAACTATGGACAGGGCAGCTCCCGTGAGCATGCTGCATTAGCCCCGATGTATCTGGGAATCAAAGCGGTGATTGCCAAGAGCTTTGCACGTATCCACCGTGCCAATCTGATCAATTTCGGTATCATTCCATTTACCTTCTGCAATGAGACGGATTATGATTCCATTGATGAAATGGATGAGTTAACAATGACGCACCTGCATACATTGACAGAAAATACACCGGTAGAGGTCATGAATATCACGAAAAACAGCAGATTTTCAGTCACACACAATCTGACACAGCGTGATATAGAAACAATTTTGGCCGGAGGCACACTGAATTTGATTCGTCAGAAGCAAATCTGA
- a CDS encoding MFS transporter: MFTKILTKLGFTKEETSWILYDVGNSAQVLTTCTVIFPLLIAKITPGDSSVYVGWANAIYAIILAVISPVLGTMADYKDKKMKMFKFFLFMGIFGGFGLALPFIDYRAAIVIFIIAMLGYNGSIIFYDAFIVDVCDDERVDKVSAAGYAWGYIGSVLPFLIFVIPFALVTLLGDPKTGDLVLGSFTLSYRMACGLTMGMAVLWWLVYSRPMLKNVKQKNFHEPVPHVVRESFSHLYHTFRDIKKNKNIFLFCISYFFYIDCVNTVIKMAVSLATEMGISDVMSLVVVIVINIVACPFSILFGKLVEHVGSKKMIYVGILGYVGVVLAGSLIKTYPSFIWVVALLVGMFQGGIQSVSRSYFAKLIPDKADSNEFFGFFSVFSKFSAILGPMAVSTIIMITGETQYGILGLIPMMLLGMLFLAFVKDPESEQKFHKKK; this comes from the coding sequence ATGTTCACAAAAATTCTGACAAAACTTGGCTTTACCAAAGAGGAAACCAGCTGGATTTTATATGATGTGGGAAATTCAGCGCAGGTGCTGACCACCTGTACTGTCATATTTCCTTTACTGATTGCGAAAATCACACCCGGGGACAGCAGTGTGTACGTCGGCTGGGCGAATGCAATCTATGCGATTATACTGGCTGTGATATCCCCTGTGCTTGGAACGATGGCGGATTACAAGGATAAGAAAATGAAGATGTTTAAGTTTTTCCTGTTTATGGGCATCTTCGGCGGCTTTGGTCTTGCTCTGCCCTTTATCGACTACCGTGCGGCGATTGTGATTTTCATTATCGCTATGCTCGGCTATAACGGCTCCATAATTTTCTACGATGCCTTTATTGTGGATGTCTGTGATGATGAGCGGGTGGATAAGGTAAGTGCTGCCGGCTATGCATGGGGATATATCGGCTCCGTATTGCCATTTCTGATTTTTGTAATACCCTTTGCGCTGGTAACCCTGCTCGGTGATCCGAAAACCGGAGATCTGGTACTAGGTTCCTTTACCTTGAGCTATCGGATGGCATGCGGTCTTACGATGGGAATGGCTGTGCTTTGGTGGCTTGTATATTCACGCCCTATGCTGAAAAATGTGAAACAGAAAAATTTTCATGAACCGGTGCCGCATGTCGTTCGGGAATCGTTTTCCCATTTATATCACACATTCCGTGATATTAAAAAGAACAAAAATATCTTTTTGTTCTGTATATCCTACTTTTTCTATATTGACTGTGTGAATACGGTTATCAAAATGGCGGTTTCTCTTGCGACAGAGATGGGAATCAGTGATGTCATGAGTCTGGTAGTCGTAATTGTCATCAATATCGTTGCCTGTCCGTTCTCCATTCTGTTTGGAAAGCTGGTGGAGCATGTAGGCAGTAAGAAGATGATTTATGTCGGAATCCTTGGCTATGTCGGTGTTGTACTGGCAGGCTCACTGATTAAGACCTACCCGTCCTTTATCTGGGTGGTGGCATTGCTGGTCGGTATGTTTCAGGGCGGTATCCAGTCCGTTTCCCGTTCATATTTTGCCAAGCTGATTCCGGATAAAGCTGATTCCAATGAATTCTTCGGATTCTTCTCCGTATTTTCCAAATTCTCGGCAATCTTAGGACCGATGGCGGTATCCACAATTATCATGATTACCGGAGAAACACAATATGGTATTCTCGGTCTGATTCCGATGATGCTGCTGGGCATGCTGTTTCTGGCATTTGTCAAGGACCCGGAAAGCGAACAGAAATTCCATAAGAAAAAGTGA
- a CDS encoding YfcE family phosphodiesterase, which translates to MKILLMSDTHGEQEAARRILQEHAAADLKIHLGDVGFPLQEIDECSIVKGNHDRSHRLPKKMKLTLEGRKAICLHGDIFDDETVQEVLAMKHTQNDDIMDLCMRTLYGKLAAYAKRKGCDTLFFGHTHHQCFTEVDGVVLINPGSVCYGTPHSGYAVVEVQGRCIRAELLAIENC; encoded by the coding sequence ATGAAAATACTATTGATGTCCGATACACATGGAGAACAAGAGGCTGCACGAAGAATTTTGCAGGAGCATGCAGCTGCGGATTTGAAAATTCATTTGGGGGATGTCGGCTTTCCGTTACAGGAAATTGATGAATGCTCCATTGTGAAGGGAAATCATGACCGTTCCCATCGCCTTCCAAAAAAAATGAAGCTGACGCTGGAGGGACGCAAGGCTATCTGTCTGCATGGAGATATTTTTGACGATGAAACCGTGCAGGAGGTTCTCGCAATGAAGCATACACAGAATGATGATATCATGGATCTGTGTATGCGTACCCTGTATGGAAAGCTGGCGGCCTATGCAAAACGTAAGGGCTGCGACACGCTGTTCTTCGGACATACGCATCATCAGTGCTTTACCGAGGTCGATGGTGTAGTTTTGATCAATCCGGGTTCTGTGTGCTATGGCACTCCGCACAGCGGCTATGCTGTGGTTGAGGTACAGGGGCGCTGTATCCGGGCAGAGCTTCTTGCCATTGAAAATTGTTAA
- a CDS encoding GNAT family N-acetyltransferase, with protein sequence MEHKGTAVIASKRLLLRRFVIEDAEAMFHNWASDEEVCRFLTWPPHQDVNVTRHILQNWIASYAQPDFYQWAITWKDRPQEVIGCIGVVAQNEDLDMVHIGYCIGKAWWHRHVTSEAFTAVIPFLFEKVKANRIESKHDPENPNSGRVMLSCGLTYEGTAREADRSNRGVTDACYYSLLKKEYPQWLHKRGMKSTEIR encoded by the coding sequence ATGGAGCATAAAGGAACAGCTGTTATCGCATCGAAGCGACTGCTTCTGCGCCGATTTGTCATAGAGGATGCAGAGGCGATGTTTCACAACTGGGCCAGTGATGAAGAGGTTTGCAGATTTCTGACCTGGCCGCCGCATCAGGATGTAAATGTCACACGGCATATTCTGCAGAATTGGATTGCAAGCTATGCACAGCCGGATTTCTATCAATGGGCCATTACATGGAAGGATCGTCCGCAGGAAGTTATCGGCTGTATTGGCGTTGTCGCTCAGAATGAGGATCTGGATATGGTGCATATCGGCTATTGCATCGGGAAAGCATGGTGGCATCGGCATGTCACCAGTGAAGCATTTACAGCCGTCATCCCGTTTCTGTTTGAAAAGGTGAAAGCAAACCGTATAGAATCAAAACACGATCCCGAAAATCCGAATTCCGGAAGGGTTATGCTGTCCTGCGGCCTTACCTATGAAGGAACGGCAAGAGAGGCAGACCGCAGCAATCGCGGTGTTACGGATGCCTGCTATTACAGCCTTCTGAAAAAGGAATATCCGCAATGGCTTCACAAAAGAGGGATGAAATCAACAGAAATCAGGTAA
- a CDS encoding PTS beta-glucoside transporter subunit IIB codes for MLVYICCATGNTSSMFCKQIQKASSREQIYVEEIHELGTHLEDALRENDLVLAYGSAEIIDEKFIRRYHFEYHMQAIWLAPQMRYLKDSMKKKLNCFDIPIYIIDMKTFGKMNGKQALQDILDAMI; via the coding sequence ATGTTAGTTTATATATGCTGTGCTACCGGCAATACCAGTAGTATGTTTTGTAAGCAGATTCAAAAGGCGAGCAGCAGAGAACAGATTTATGTGGAGGAAATTCATGAGCTGGGGACGCATCTGGAGGATGCCCTGCGGGAGAATGATCTTGTTCTGGCTTACGGCTCAGCGGAAATCATTGATGAAAAATTCATTCGCCGTTATCATTTTGAATATCACATGCAGGCCATCTGGCTTGCACCGCAGATGCGGTATCTGAAGGATTCCATGAAAAAGAAGCTGAATTGTTTTGATATTCCTATTTATATCATCGACATGAAAACCTTTGGGAAAATGAACGGAAAGCAGGCTCTGCAGGATATTCTGGACGCTATGATTTGA
- a CDS encoding alpha/beta hydrolase: MERYQIQSKDCLLQVYACGSFDSDTAIVFLHGGPGSGAQAILELPAFRSLEKDALCIHFDQRGSGASNYDLKKGLSIDTITRDVQRVIQDTKERWSVKRLYIWGGSFGGCLAALCLEKFAQELTGCILSSPAIGFSRSQLLDQFERMSAAFRVRMQTLPQEAEVHLTPEELFASEDFRAFIYSEHNPSKSLRHICAMSSWFFQHSFHGLFDSCELPLLILQGKQDAVCSWQQLYDELASCDRKTIITRFYEHCGHEVFTDQRSAFLKEIRAFLKEEPVC; the protein is encoded by the coding sequence ATGGAACGTTATCAAATACAAAGCAAGGACTGTCTTTTACAGGTGTATGCCTGCGGGAGCTTTGACAGCGACACAGCAATCGTTTTTCTGCATGGCGGTCCTGGCAGTGGTGCACAGGCGATTCTGGAGCTGCCGGCGTTTCGTTCATTGGAAAAGGATGCCCTGTGTATCCATTTTGATCAGCGAGGAAGCGGTGCATCGAATTATGATTTGAAAAAGGGATTAAGCATAGATACTATTACAAGGGATGTACAGCGCGTAATACAGGATACCAAAGAGCGCTGGAGCGTAAAGCGCCTGTATATATGGGGCGGCTCCTTTGGAGGCTGTCTGGCTGCCTTGTGTCTGGAGAAATTTGCGCAGGAGCTGACAGGCTGTATTCTGAGCTCACCGGCAATCGGCTTCAGTCGTTCACAGCTGCTGGATCAGTTTGAACGCATGTCCGCAGCATTTCGTGTACGTATGCAAACGCTGCCTCAGGAAGCAGAGGTACATTTGACACCGGAGGAATTGTTTGCGAGCGAGGATTTTCGTGCCTTTATTTACAGTGAACACAATCCGTCAAAATCGCTTCGTCATATCTGTGCGATGTCCTCGTGGTTTTTCCAACACAGCTTTCACGGCCTGTTTGACAGCTGCGAGCTGCCGCTTTTGATTTTGCAGGGAAAGCAGGATGCTGTCTGCAGCTGGCAGCAGCTGTATGATGAGCTCGCATCCTGCGATAGGAAAACGATAATCACACGTTTCTATGAGCATTGCGGACACGAGGTGTTCACAGATCAAAGGTCTGCATTTCTGAAGGAGATACGAGCTTTTCTAAAGGAGGAACCCGTATGTTAG